The Campylobacter vicugnae DNA window CAAATTTTGATCAATATTTTTTTCTATTTTAATATTTTTACTTCTTAATTTTCTAACCATTTGATTAAGCAATTTATCTTCAAATTTTACATTTAAATCATGCTTTACAACTAAATTAATAACTCTATTTTTAAACTCCGAATTTCCAGTTATTGTTATATTGTCATATTTTTTCATTGCCAGTTTTAATGCCTCTAGTAAAACGATATCATCTTTTTTACTGCAAACAACCTTTATATGATCATTTTTATCTATAATCTTTTGGGCATCTCTTTGATATACAAAATATCCCTCTTTTGTAATATAATCTGGTTTATCAAAAACGCAATTTTTAACATTACCTCTAAAAGCATTGTCGCTATTTTGAATAATTTTAACTTCTTTATTTTGTAGAGCTTTTATGGCTTCTTTATTTCCGCTATATGCTTCATTAATTAAAAATTGTCTATATGATATTTTTTTATATCTTTGATAAATTTCTTTAGTCTTATTTTTAAATATAGCCCTTTGATTTTTAATATGATTGATAGTTAAGTTATTAAATTTCATAGATGAAATAGAATTCTTAAATTCGTTTCTTTTTAATTTAAGCATTCTAAGCTCTTTTTCTCTTAGCTCTAGCTTTTGTTTTTCATAGTTTAAATAATTTTGATATAAAGGATTTGGTGGCATACCATTGAATTTATTATATTTTTCACTTACGCTTATCTCCTGTAAATTTTCTTTTAAAGCAGATAAATCTAATTGACAATATCTTTTTTCAAGAGATTGTTTTGATAAATTTCTATGAATGCTACTCGCCTTACAAAATAATTTTTCAGTTTTTGAAGAAATAACAAAGCCTTTTCTTTTCTCTCTAAATTCTAAATCGTATTTAGCCAAAAATACTTTTAAATCATCAAATGTTGTTTTTTCATCTCTTAGCATGATATCTATTGTATTTGCAATCTTCTCTTTTACCCAGTTTTCAAAATTACAAGTCATAGTATGTTTATTATATTTATTTTCTTTCACATTATTACTTGAAATATGATTATCTATCTGCAAGTTATATTTCTTTTCAAGCTTTATTGCTAATTCTTGAAGAATTTTAACATCATTATAAGGATTTATGACTTTAAGAGTATTTGGATTAATTTTATTAATTGCTATATGAATATGCAAGTTATTTGTATTTGAATGCACTACACTAAGTCTTTGATGGTCTTTCATGCCTAAAGCTTCCGCAATCTCATCTTCAATAGCATATAAAGTTTTTATATCAGGGCGTTCATCTTCTTTAAAAGACACAACTAAATGCATTGTTTTATCTTGTTTTGTAGTAGTATTCAATTGCTGAGTAGTAATGATCTCTTTTATATTATCTTCGTTATTATCAAAAGAACAATTTGTAAAATGGTATGCTTCAACCTTATCCATATCATTTTTTGTATCTAAAACATAATCAGCTAAAACTTTTGCGTGATTATTATCTTCATCAAGAATATAGTTTGACAAATTTTTAAAACTGGATTTGTTTTGGCGTTTAAATACTATCTTCTTTATTATCATTCATCAACTTTTTAGCTTGTTCTTTTAAAAGTATTTGTAAATCTAAAATTTCATCAACTATTTCATCAATATCTTTATAAGTTCGTTTGGCTGAAAAATTTGGCTTACTTTCTTCATTGCCAACCAACCAATGTTTAAAAAGTCCTCCAAGTCTTCCTAGATCTCCAGCAATTTTTAGCATATCAATAGCAGCTTTTTGATCAACTATACAAATAACTGGATAATTCATAGCTAAATCTCTAAGATATCTTGAAATTGTTAATCCATGTCCTTTGGCTTTTTGCATTATATGTTCATATTCACTTTGAGATAATCTAATATTAATTTGTTTTGTTTTATTCATTTTGGTGTTAATCCTTTTTTAGAGCTTTAGCGATAAAACTTTGTATTTGTATAGCAAATA harbors:
- a CDS encoding plasmid mobilization protein, yielding MNKTKQINIRLSQSEYEHIMQKAKGHGLTISRYLRDLAMNYPVICIVDQKAAIDMLKIAGDLGRLGGLFKHWLVGNEESKPNFSAKRTYKDIDEIVDEILDLQILLKEQAKKLMNDNKEDSI
- the traI gene encoding TraI/MobA(P) family conjugative relaxase, which gives rise to MIIKKIVFKRQNKSSFKNLSNYILDEDNNHAKVLADYVLDTKNDMDKVEAYHFTNCSFDNNEDNIKEIITTQQLNTTTKQDKTMHLVVSFKEDERPDIKTLYAIEDEIAEALGMKDHQRLSVVHSNTNNLHIHIAINKINPNTLKVINPYNDVKILQELAIKLEKKYNLQIDNHISSNNVKENKYNKHTMTCNFENWVKEKIANTIDIMLRDEKTTFDDLKVFLAKYDLEFREKRKGFVISSKTEKLFCKASSIHRNLSKQSLEKRYCQLDLSALKENLQEISVSEKYNKFNGMPPNPLYQNYLNYEKQKLELREKELRMLKLKRNEFKNSISSMKFNNLTINHIKNQRAIFKNKTKEIYQRYKKISYRQFLINEAYSGNKEAIKALQNKEVKIIQNSDNAFRGNVKNCVFDKPDYITKEGYFVYQRDAQKIIDKNDHIKVVCSKKDDIVLLEALKLAMKKYDNITITGNSEFKNRVINLVVKHDLNVKFEDKLLNQMVRKLRSKNIKIEKNIDQNLMNF